Proteins encoded within one genomic window of Cellulomonas xiejunii:
- a CDS encoding family 43 glycosylhydrolase, with protein MSGAGTGVEDVTRTTTAADAVAPEVALIDGPLVDGVFTADPSGHVWDGVLYVYASHDEDTGASDSDEGGHYDMRDYRVIELRDLAGPAIEHAQVLHVDDVPWAARQMWAPDAARRGDTYYLFFPARDHEGVFRIGVATSSSPTGPFVAECQPIAGIGSIDPAVLVDDDESAYLYVGGLQGGQLQRWDGDTYTGVDTYPADDAPALGPRVARLTDDLLALAEPTREVLVTDETGTPLTQGDPRRFFEGPWVSRVDGVYHLLYSTGSTHTLVHATSDSPYGPFTYRGTVLEPVAGWTTHGSIAQVGDRWYLLYHDAQVSGRDHLRNVRIAPLTVHADGRLTAEVR; from the coding sequence GTGAGCGGAGCAGGGACCGGCGTCGAGGACGTCACGCGGACGACGACGGCGGCGGATGCCGTGGCGCCCGAGGTGGCGCTGATCGACGGGCCGCTGGTCGACGGCGTGTTCACGGCCGACCCGTCGGGCCACGTGTGGGACGGCGTGCTGTACGTCTACGCGTCGCACGACGAGGACACGGGTGCCTCGGACAGCGACGAGGGAGGGCACTACGACATGCGCGACTACCGCGTGATCGAGCTGCGCGACCTCGCCGGCCCCGCGATCGAGCACGCCCAGGTCCTGCACGTCGACGACGTGCCGTGGGCCGCCCGCCAGATGTGGGCGCCGGACGCCGCACGTCGGGGCGACACGTACTACCTGTTCTTTCCCGCGCGTGACCACGAGGGCGTCTTCCGCATCGGCGTGGCGACGTCGTCCTCGCCGACCGGACCGTTCGTCGCGGAGTGCCAGCCGATTGCCGGCATCGGCAGCATCGACCCCGCGGTGCTCGTCGACGACGACGAGAGCGCGTACCTGTACGTCGGCGGGCTGCAGGGCGGTCAGCTGCAGCGCTGGGACGGCGACACGTACACGGGCGTCGACACGTACCCGGCGGACGACGCCCCGGCGCTCGGCCCCCGCGTGGCGCGGCTCACCGACGACCTGCTCGCGCTCGCCGAGCCGACGCGCGAGGTCCTCGTCACCGACGAGACCGGGACACCGCTGACGCAGGGCGACCCCCGCCGGTTCTTCGAGGGGCCCTGGGTCTCGCGGGTCGACGGCGTCTACCACCTGCTCTACTCCACCGGCAGCACGCACACGCTCGTCCACGCCACGTCGGACTCCCCGTACGGGCCGTTCACGTACCGCGGCACCGTGCTCGAGCCCGTCGCCGGCTGGACGACGCACGGCTCGATCGCGCAGGTCGGCGACCGCTGGTACCTGCTGTACCACGACGCGCAGGTGTCGGGTCGCGACCACCTGCGCAACGTGCGGATCGCCCCGCTGACGGTGCACGCCGACGGGCGGCTGACGGCCGAGGTGCGCTGA
- a CDS encoding DedA family protein, with the protein MPVLAAAAAAAADAELTGLAGWVVSVIDALGPVGVGMLVALENLFPPIPSEVVLPVAGYVASQGGMSLGWAVVAATIGAVAGALMLYGLGAWFGRARLRRWLERIPLMEVEDLDHAEQWFVRHGGLAVLVGRCVPVVRSLISIPAGVERMNLARFTLYTTVGSLVWNGGLVWAGYVLGSQWHDIGRYSDVLNGVVYAVITLVLLRFVWTRTGSRGERRRAARVTTEG; encoded by the coding sequence GTGCCTGTCCTCGCCGCTGCCGCAGCCGCCGCGGCCGACGCGGAGCTGACGGGCCTCGCGGGGTGGGTGGTGTCGGTCATCGACGCGCTCGGGCCGGTCGGCGTCGGGATGCTCGTCGCCCTCGAGAACCTGTTCCCGCCCATCCCGTCCGAGGTCGTGCTGCCCGTCGCGGGGTACGTCGCGTCGCAGGGCGGGATGTCCCTGGGCTGGGCGGTCGTCGCGGCGACGATCGGGGCCGTCGCCGGTGCGCTGATGCTGTACGGGCTGGGTGCGTGGTTCGGGCGCGCCCGCCTGCGGCGCTGGCTGGAGCGCATCCCGCTCATGGAGGTCGAGGACCTGGACCATGCCGAGCAGTGGTTCGTGCGCCACGGCGGGCTCGCCGTCCTGGTCGGGCGCTGCGTGCCGGTCGTCCGCAGCCTCATCTCGATCCCGGCGGGCGTGGAGCGCATGAACCTGGCGCGGTTCACGCTGTACACGACGGTGGGGTCGCTGGTGTGGAACGGCGGCCTGGTGTGGGCCGGGTACGTGCTGGGCTCGCAGTGGCACGACATCGGCCGCTACAGCGACGTGCTCAACGGCGTCGTGTACGCCGTCATCACGCTGGTGCTCCTCCGCTTCGTGTGGACGCGCACGGGGAGCCGCGGCGAGCGTCGCCGCGCAGCGCGCGTCACCACGGAGGGCTGA
- a CDS encoding DUF4190 domain-containing protein: MTSTPDDHAPEPTEGSGTGSVPEPPAPQGQASAPDPEVPPPGESPAPPAVPDSASWGTSASPVYGGGTPTPAAGDTQPLATGMNDTQPLATGMNDTQPLTWGAPVPPALVPGGGGPSAAPAGAPTGTSPYGAPVAEGPPVPPAPGLNAYGAPAPVFGTPPAPGAGQPPSWGQQPYGAPQPYGAQQPPGGPPPQSVLGAPAYGPPGQPYGYAPAAPTDGLAVASLITSVGGLVLLAGAPGPVGVGLGIGALSRIRRTGARGRGMAIAGIVVGIVGTVVATVLVLAVLALVQWGANTAEQANDALSGQGLNELLEGMEGLEGLEGGGDGSGGSGTSPEDLDQLLGELQKQLEGLGEEQLDVLPSYALPQDVVAGTCWESVPEYYDLSDAVAVPCTQEHEAEVVAVLTATGAPATDLTVEDPVLSAAYVECETAVGAIDPGLLAWGVLDVWLPHPDQVAAGQVVGYCVYEDVVGSDTSLTAPSGMSS; this comes from the coding sequence ATGACGTCGACGCCCGACGACCACGCACCCGAGCCCACCGAGGGCTCGGGCACCGGGTCCGTGCCGGAACCGCCCGCTCCGCAGGGACAGGCGTCGGCGCCCGACCCTGAGGTCCCACCACCCGGCGAGAGCCCCGCACCACCGGCGGTGCCCGACTCCGCCTCGTGGGGGACGTCCGCGTCGCCGGTCTACGGCGGCGGCACCCCGACACCCGCGGCCGGTGACACGCAGCCCCTGGCGACCGGGATGAACGACACCCAGCCCCTGGCGACCGGGATGAACGACACCCAGCCGCTCACGTGGGGCGCGCCGGTCCCGCCCGCGCTCGTCCCCGGTGGCGGCGGGCCCTCCGCGGCACCGGCCGGTGCGCCGACCGGCACGTCCCCCTACGGCGCCCCCGTCGCCGAAGGCCCTCCCGTCCCACCCGCACCCGGCCTGAACGCGTACGGAGCGCCGGCACCCGTGTTCGGGACGCCCCCGGCGCCCGGCGCCGGGCAGCCGCCCTCCTGGGGCCAGCAGCCGTACGGCGCCCCGCAGCCGTACGGCGCCCAGCAGCCTCCTGGAGGCCCGCCCCCGCAGTCCGTGCTCGGCGCACCCGCCTACGGTCCCCCGGGCCAGCCGTACGGCTACGCCCCGGCCGCCCCCACGGACGGGCTCGCGGTCGCGTCGCTGATCACGTCCGTCGGCGGGCTCGTGCTCCTGGCCGGTGCGCCCGGGCCCGTCGGCGTCGGGCTGGGGATCGGTGCGCTCTCGCGCATCCGCCGCACCGGGGCGCGCGGCCGCGGCATGGCGATCGCGGGCATCGTCGTGGGCATCGTCGGGACCGTCGTGGCCACCGTCCTGGTCCTGGCGGTCCTCGCACTCGTCCAGTGGGGCGCGAACACCGCGGAGCAGGCGAACGACGCCCTGAGCGGCCAGGGGCTGAACGAGCTCCTCGAAGGCATGGAGGGTCTCGAGGGCCTCGAGGGCGGCGGCGATGGCAGCGGCGGCAGCGGCACGTCGCCCGAGGACCTCGACCAGCTGCTCGGCGAGCTGCAGAAGCAGCTCGAGGGGCTGGGCGAGGAGCAGCTCGACGTCCTGCCGTCGTACGCGCTCCCCCAGGACGTCGTCGCCGGCACGTGCTGGGAGTCCGTCCCCGAGTACTACGACCTGTCGGACGCCGTGGCCGTCCCGTGCACGCAGGAGCACGAGGCCGAGGTCGTGGCCGTGCTGACCGCGACGGGCGCGCCGGCGACCGACCTCACCGTGGAGGACCCCGTGCTCTCGGCCGCCTACGTCGAGTGCGAGACCGCCGTCGGCGCGATCGACCCCGGGCTCCTGGCGTGGGGCGTGCTCGACGTGTGGCTCCCCCACCCCGACCAGGTGGCCGCAGGCCAGGTCGTCGGGTACTGCGTCTACGAGGACGTCGTCGGCAGCGACACGTCCCTGACGGCACCGTCCGGGATGTCGTCCTGA
- a CDS encoding exodeoxyribonuclease III encodes MRLATWNINSIRARVDRAVAFLERTGVDVLALQETKVKDEAFPREPFEALGYEVATHGYSQWNGVAIVSRVGLDDVERGFPGQPTWGDPAAAEARAIGATCGGVRVWSLYVPNGREIADPHYTYKLDWLAALRDAAQGWLTADPQAQVAMVGDWNIAPLDTDVWDIERFAGRTHVTPAERDAFEAIAHAGYTEVSRFHVPGEHTYTYWDYQQLRFPRNEGMRIDLTYASPALAARVSGVRIERDERKGKQPSDHVPVVLEIDAP; translated from the coding sequence ATGCGCCTCGCGACCTGGAACATCAACTCGATCCGAGCACGGGTGGACCGTGCGGTGGCCTTCCTGGAACGCACGGGGGTCGACGTCCTCGCGCTCCAGGAGACGAAGGTGAAGGACGAGGCGTTCCCGCGCGAGCCGTTCGAGGCCCTCGGTTACGAGGTGGCGACGCACGGGTACTCGCAGTGGAACGGCGTCGCGATCGTCTCCCGCGTCGGCCTGGACGACGTCGAGCGCGGCTTCCCCGGGCAGCCGACCTGGGGCGACCCGGCAGCCGCCGAGGCCCGCGCCATCGGCGCGACCTGCGGCGGTGTGCGCGTGTGGAGCCTGTACGTGCCGAACGGGCGGGAGATCGCCGACCCGCACTACACCTACAAGCTCGACTGGCTCGCCGCGCTGCGCGACGCCGCGCAGGGCTGGCTCACGGCCGACCCGCAGGCGCAGGTCGCGATGGTCGGGGACTGGAACATCGCCCCGCTCGACACCGACGTGTGGGACATCGAGCGGTTCGCCGGCCGCACGCACGTGACCCCCGCGGAGCGGGACGCGTTCGAGGCGATCGCGCACGCCGGCTACACCGAGGTGTCGCGCTTCCACGTGCCTGGCGAGCACACGTACACGTACTGGGACTACCAGCAGCTGCGCTTCCCCCGCAACGAGGGGATGCGCATCGACCTCACGTACGCCAGCCCGGCCCTGGCGGCGCGCGTCAGCGGCGTGCGCATCGAACGTGACGAGCGCAAGGGCAAGCAGCCGTCCGACCACGTGCCCGTGGTGCTCGAGATCGACGCACCGTGA
- a CDS encoding septum formation family protein, translating to MTVASAAVGAVALLAGGTVLGTRAVTDARSRPLAADVTATTEAYAVQLVTGSCLAELPGDGEVGRVEVVPCAEPHAAQVVAQYAFDPAAVWPGQEGAHARVARACVLNDDEVAAGVRVVTWAPTAAGWAAGDRTGLCLAVPPEPVTGSFVTVSVPPGG from the coding sequence GTGACCGTCGCGTCCGCCGCGGTCGGCGCCGTCGCCCTGCTCGCGGGCGGGACCGTCCTGGGGACGCGGGCCGTCACCGACGCCCGCAGCCGGCCGCTGGCCGCCGACGTCACCGCGACGACCGAGGCCTATGCCGTGCAGCTCGTCACCGGGTCGTGCCTCGCGGAGCTCCCCGGTGACGGCGAGGTCGGCCGGGTGGAGGTCGTGCCGTGCGCCGAACCACACGCGGCCCAGGTCGTCGCGCAGTACGCGTTCGACCCCGCCGCCGTGTGGCCGGGTCAGGAGGGCGCGCACGCGCGGGTCGCGCGCGCGTGCGTCCTGAACGACGACGAGGTCGCGGCCGGCGTGCGTGTGGTGACGTGGGCCCCGACGGCGGCCGGCTGGGCGGCCGGTGACCGCACGGGCCTGTGCCTCGCGGTGCCGCCGGAACCGGTGACCGGCTCGTTCGTCACGGTGAGCGTGCCTCCCGGGGGGTGA